The following proteins are encoded in a genomic region of Sorangiineae bacterium MSr12523:
- a CDS encoding VCBS repeat-containing protein, with the protein MTKPSYHGLVTADVDGNGYDDIIVGLESSRSDFRLIRGSADSLRLDPFRGPTVEEDGSVVSVSTVGDVDGNGCDDVLVVGKSVAAPDATDAYLFLGSQTGLRISPVLFTQSRFDRVPKISKR; encoded by the coding sequence ATGACCAAGCCTTCGTACCATGGGCTGGTGACCGCCGATGTAGACGGCAATGGCTATGACGACATCATCGTCGGACTCGAATCTTCGAGGAGCGACTTTCGACTGATTCGGGGTAGCGCAGATTCACTTCGCCTCGATCCATTCCGCGGCCCCACGGTCGAGGAGGACGGCAGTGTGGTCAGCGTTTCGACAGTTGGCGACGTCGATGGCAATGGGTGCGACGACGTACTCGTCGTAGGCAAGTCGGTTGCGGCCCCCGATGCAACCGATGCGTACCTTTTTCTCGGCAGTCAAACTGGTCTGCGCATCTCGCCAGTTCTGTTTACGCAATCGCGTTTCGATCGCGTGCCAAAGATCTCGAAAAGATGA
- a CDS encoding Hsp70 family protein, producing MPSLSRSCKLWPELFLRHILMTANSSLYLGIDLGTTNSTAAVFDGVQVTPVRNAQGGVLTPSVVRIDGRGTVTVGARARRFLESDPENTRAEFKRLMGTQHRLTFAAAGVTKRPEELAAEVLQSIRADVRDQFGFAPDTAVISVPALFELAQTQATSEAARLAGFRRVEMIQEPVASAIAAGWSAEEGDENWLVYDLGGGTFDVTLLATKDGLLRVVGHDGDNFLGGRDFDTRIVDWVLAELKRSRGITIDLADAAHGTALRKLRHAAEEAKIELARTSIADIVLPALFVVNGDTIDIDVQLPRDILEERTAPLVDRSIAVCRRLLAAHGAPRLGRIVLVGGPTVMPLLRARVAESLGAPFRDGLDPMTLVAQGAALFARTAQLEAKAPDAPAAGDRPRVWLQFPAMTPDLAPFVVGKLLEEVESTAWRVILRRADGKWTSAPEPVDVEGVFAIQTQLASRRPNVFRVEAMTASGELVALQPSSFAIVHGVTISDPPLSRSIGVALASDRVQLYFERGSPLPMRRTFALHTVEVVSRGLEGFALNVPIVQGEFPFAHLCRLVGTLEIPSADIKATLPAGSLVELTLDLDRGGRLSATARVPALEQTFDHVAHLIAPHVSVEELAERATALRTRGREVTSDAMKRGMGAKAIATLGELDAVFAELASDIERARGGDADAAEKARRMLLEIDASLADLDVELSWPMLEESVRESVAWALGWSARYATPDERKALQTTLSAIEKAAAARDVRETERHLATALHLGSAAFYRHPAAWEWQFESVASRIADSTDLPRASTLVREGRRALAENDRTALERIVRQLRTLLPADATSRRLGFSSGVR from the coding sequence TTGCCGAGCCTTTCGCGCTCGTGCAAGCTCTGGCCCGAGCTCTTTCTCCGGCATATCCTCATGACCGCGAATTCATCTCTGTATCTCGGCATCGATCTGGGAACCACCAACTCAACGGCCGCGGTTTTCGACGGCGTGCAGGTGACGCCGGTCCGCAATGCCCAAGGCGGCGTTCTCACGCCGAGCGTCGTGCGGATCGACGGGCGCGGCACCGTGACCGTGGGTGCGCGGGCCCGACGATTCCTGGAGAGTGATCCCGAAAACACGCGTGCCGAGTTCAAACGGCTGATGGGAACGCAGCACCGGCTGACGTTCGCGGCTGCGGGTGTCACCAAGCGCCCCGAGGAGCTGGCCGCGGAAGTGCTCCAATCGATCCGCGCCGACGTGCGCGACCAATTTGGCTTCGCACCGGATACCGCGGTCATTTCCGTGCCCGCGCTCTTCGAGCTGGCGCAGACCCAGGCCACATCGGAAGCCGCCCGCCTCGCCGGATTCCGCCGCGTCGAAATGATCCAAGAGCCGGTTGCGTCGGCCATCGCCGCCGGCTGGTCAGCCGAGGAAGGCGACGAGAACTGGCTCGTTTACGACCTCGGCGGCGGTACGTTCGACGTGACCCTTCTGGCGACGAAAGATGGCCTATTGCGCGTCGTCGGCCACGACGGCGACAACTTCCTCGGCGGCCGCGACTTCGACACACGCATCGTCGATTGGGTGCTCGCCGAACTGAAGCGCTCTCGGGGTATCACCATCGACCTGGCAGATGCCGCGCATGGCACTGCATTGAGAAAACTTCGTCACGCGGCCGAAGAGGCCAAAATCGAGCTGGCTCGGACGTCCATCGCCGACATCGTGCTGCCTGCGCTCTTCGTCGTGAACGGGGACACCATCGACATCGACGTCCAGCTGCCACGTGACATTCTGGAGGAGCGGACAGCCCCGCTCGTCGATCGATCCATTGCCGTTTGCCGGCGGCTTCTTGCCGCCCATGGTGCGCCGCGCCTAGGCCGAATCGTTCTCGTGGGCGGTCCGACCGTCATGCCACTTTTACGCGCTCGGGTGGCCGAGAGCCTCGGCGCTCCCTTTCGCGACGGGCTCGATCCGATGACCCTCGTTGCACAAGGAGCAGCCCTCTTTGCACGCACCGCCCAGCTCGAAGCGAAAGCACCCGATGCTCCGGCGGCCGGAGACCGGCCGCGCGTGTGGCTGCAATTTCCGGCCATGACACCGGATCTGGCGCCGTTCGTCGTGGGGAAGCTGCTGGAGGAAGTCGAGTCCACCGCGTGGCGCGTCATACTCCGCCGCGCCGACGGCAAGTGGACCAGCGCTCCCGAGCCGGTGGATGTCGAGGGCGTGTTCGCCATTCAGACGCAGCTGGCCTCGCGCCGGCCCAACGTTTTTCGCGTCGAAGCCATGACGGCGTCGGGAGAGCTCGTTGCGCTGCAGCCATCGTCGTTCGCCATCGTGCACGGCGTGACCATCAGCGATCCGCCCCTTTCGCGGTCGATCGGCGTGGCATTGGCCAGTGATCGCGTGCAGCTGTACTTCGAGCGTGGCTCGCCCCTTCCGATGCGCCGTACCTTCGCGTTGCACACCGTCGAAGTCGTCTCCCGTGGCCTGGAGGGGTTTGCCCTGAACGTCCCCATCGTCCAGGGCGAGTTTCCGTTCGCGCATCTGTGCCGCCTCGTCGGGACGCTGGAAATTCCCAGCGCGGACATCAAAGCGACTCTGCCTGCGGGGTCGCTCGTCGAGCTCACCTTGGACCTCGATCGGGGCGGGCGCCTGTCGGCGACCGCGCGGGTACCCGCGCTGGAGCAGACGTTCGACCATGTCGCGCATCTCATTGCGCCGCACGTCTCGGTCGAAGAGCTCGCGGAGCGTGCCACGGCGCTTCGCACACGCGGTCGCGAGGTCACGTCCGATGCGATGAAGCGCGGGATGGGGGCGAAGGCCATCGCCACGCTCGGTGAGCTCGATGCAGTGTTCGCCGAACTCGCAAGCGACATCGAACGTGCGCGCGGCGGCGATGCAGATGCCGCGGAAAAGGCGCGCCGTATGCTCCTCGAAATCGATGCGTCCCTGGCCGACCTCGATGTCGAGCTTTCGTGGCCGATGCTCGAAGAATCGGTACGCGAGAGCGTTGCGTGGGCCCTCGGTTGGAGCGCGCGGTATGCCACACCGGACGAGCGCAAAGCGCTGCAGACGACCCTCTCGGCGATCGAAAAGGCCGCGGCCGCTCGCGATGTACGCGAGACGGAGCGCCACCTCGCGACGGCCCTACACCTTGGGTCCGCGGCGTTTTACAGGCACCCGGCAGCATGGGAGTGGCAATTCGAGAGCGTCGCATCACGCATCGCGGATTCGACCGATCTTCCACGGGCATCCACCCTCGTGCGAGAAGGACGGCGTGCGCTCGCCGAGAACGATCGCACTGCACTCGAGCGCATCGTGCGCCAGTTGCGCACGCTTTTGCCTGCGGATGCTACGAGCCGCCGCCTGGGGTTCTCGTCCGGTGTCCGCTGA
- a CDS encoding type VI secretion system baseplate subunit TssF: MFRHLIEAALNETERGFQGLARRYPRLEPLLASDELRAFAQWVAFALASIDEQRHDDHQGMLRALVAQAFPQCLRPRPSSTILQLAADRSHAGDLLGTVFRGRAGALEMPFRVMWSITPTPFEMADARVERIHAKLQVLRITLVGREGIVLGGVLPERVRFFVHPGDEADGRGVRTALDLIHALRTADNLEVDAFDGEGNVSHIRLPAGSLRWVRIDTEEPSLLSAPRGRFRSSTLLTDLCAFPESFSFFEIDLGPVRSPKTTRIELTLPLARVVDAASSFHRENLRLFCVPATNEYVAPIEPLRAERGPEWELLVAQRPHAEILHVRSIHTESARGRFDVVSLEAPDRPLTFAAGHHYYLLKQTIARDESRTEMRLTFAARQGFRAPAPAALTLGEVLASDGLRTESLGLRDIGGRNITRVTPSHRAILQGLAMRMNAFARMSPHRFAEPAHLREFVRLHEPPNPRERRIRLPEILEMHHERESRMQPGAEWEQGDHFQLTVDGSASVGEMWLLREILSRALTERQNRLRFSRLTLERSGTHPTKDFTNYDAREGERHAAPLG, encoded by the coding sequence ATGTTTCGCCACCTCATCGAAGCAGCGCTGAACGAGACGGAACGGGGCTTCCAGGGGCTTGCACGCCGGTACCCGCGGCTCGAGCCGCTCCTGGCGAGCGACGAGCTTCGAGCGTTCGCGCAGTGGGTGGCGTTTGCCCTGGCGTCCATCGATGAGCAGCGGCATGACGACCATCAGGGCATGCTGCGCGCTCTCGTTGCGCAAGCGTTTCCCCAGTGCCTGCGCCCGCGGCCGTCTTCGACCATCCTCCAGTTGGCGGCGGACCGTTCGCATGCGGGGGATCTCCTGGGGACCGTGTTCCGAGGGCGTGCGGGGGCGCTCGAAATGCCTTTTCGCGTGATGTGGAGCATCACGCCCACGCCCTTCGAAATGGCCGACGCGCGCGTGGAGCGCATTCACGCGAAGCTGCAGGTGCTGCGCATCACCCTCGTGGGGCGCGAGGGCATCGTGCTCGGGGGCGTGCTGCCCGAGCGCGTGCGCTTTTTCGTGCATCCAGGTGACGAGGCCGATGGGCGTGGCGTGCGCACGGCGCTCGACCTGATTCATGCATTGCGCACCGCCGACAACCTCGAGGTCGACGCCTTCGATGGGGAGGGGAACGTCTCCCATATCCGTCTTCCGGCGGGCTCATTGCGTTGGGTGCGCATCGATACCGAAGAACCATCGCTTCTTTCGGCGCCACGAGGTCGATTCCGTTCGAGCACTCTGTTGACGGATCTGTGCGCCTTTCCGGAAAGCTTTTCCTTCTTCGAAATCGACCTCGGTCCGGTACGCTCCCCAAAGACGACGCGCATCGAGCTCACCTTGCCCCTTGCGCGGGTCGTCGACGCCGCATCGAGCTTCCATCGCGAGAATCTGCGTCTTTTCTGTGTGCCCGCGACGAACGAATACGTCGCGCCCATCGAGCCCCTTCGCGCGGAGCGGGGGCCGGAGTGGGAGCTGCTCGTTGCGCAGCGACCGCACGCCGAAATTCTCCATGTGCGGTCCATTCATACCGAATCCGCGCGAGGGCGATTCGACGTCGTCTCGCTCGAAGCGCCGGATAGGCCGCTGACATTTGCCGCAGGTCATCATTATTACCTCCTCAAGCAGACGATTGCGCGCGACGAGTCGCGTACCGAAATGCGGCTCACATTTGCCGCTCGGCAGGGCTTTCGCGCGCCGGCACCCGCGGCCCTCACGCTGGGAGAGGTCCTTGCGAGTGATGGTCTCCGGACGGAGTCGCTCGGGCTTCGCGACATTGGTGGGCGCAACATCACGCGGGTAACACCTTCGCACCGTGCGATTTTGCAAGGGCTCGCGATGCGCATGAACGCCTTCGCGCGCATGTCGCCGCACCGATTTGCGGAGCCGGCCCATTTGCGCGAGTTCGTGCGCCTTCACGAACCGCCGAACCCGAGAGAACGACGCATTCGCCTGCCCGAGATCCTCGAAATGCACCACGAGCGAGAGTCGCGCATGCAGCCCGGTGCGGAGTGGGAACAGGGGGATCACTTTCAGCTGACGGTCGACGGCTCGGCGAGTGTCGGCGAGATGTGGCTTCTTCGGGAGATCCTCTCGCGTGCGCTCACCGAAAGGCAGAATCGATTGCGATTTTCGCGGCTCACGCTCGAGCGGAGCGGCACCCATCCCACCAAGGACTTTACGAACTACGATGCCCGAGAGGGCGAGCGCCATGCGGCGCCTCTCGGCTGA
- a CDS encoding type VI secretion system tube protein Hcp gives MTATEQSLIYLEIKGSKQGEFKTDDSQARAGKTVCLAFGHGIDVPHDTQGKGRAVVRNKPVWVICEWNPVVVQCQQAAWDNEELKEVVIKRARRDSNGNEIVYATTTLTKATVAKFRTLSGPTSKWLPGNHPDLARISFLASKIDVTLHTPDGDTRAHYDRKENKS, from the coding sequence ATGACGGCAACCGAACAATCGCTCATCTATTTGGAAATCAAAGGCTCGAAGCAGGGAGAATTCAAAACGGACGACTCCCAGGCTCGTGCAGGAAAGACCGTTTGCCTCGCCTTTGGTCATGGCATCGACGTTCCACACGACACGCAGGGCAAAGGGCGCGCGGTGGTTCGGAACAAGCCCGTTTGGGTGATCTGCGAATGGAATCCCGTGGTGGTTCAGTGCCAGCAAGCGGCATGGGACAACGAGGAGCTGAAAGAAGTCGTCATCAAGCGCGCCCGCCGCGACTCCAATGGCAACGAAATCGTGTATGCGACGACCACCCTCACCAAGGCCACCGTCGCCAAATTCCGTACGCTCTCGGGGCCAACTTCGAAATGGCTCCCCGGCAACCATCCCGATCTTGCGCGCATTTCCTTTTTGGCCAGCAAGATCGACGTGACCTTGCACACGCCGGACGGCGACACGAGGGCCCATTACGATCGCAAAGAGAACAAATCGTGA
- a CDS encoding GPW/gp25 family protein gives MTVLGLIAGREPPPEPSSIRRAVAELVADIELLLGTLRGSMPGDVDFGVGDVTGTYASGAEAVRAWCLETQEALRRYVPRLRHPRVIPVSGDALDLVFRAKIHGSLIVEGRAAPLELELTVDPQRSWRVR, from the coding sequence GTGACCGTGCTCGGGCTCATCGCCGGAAGGGAGCCTCCGCCCGAGCCGTCCTCGATTCGCCGGGCGGTGGCCGAGCTCGTGGCCGATATCGAATTATTGCTGGGGACCCTGCGTGGTTCGATGCCCGGTGACGTGGACTTCGGCGTAGGGGACGTCACGGGAACGTATGCCTCGGGCGCCGAAGCCGTTCGCGCGTGGTGCTTGGAGACCCAGGAGGCGCTTCGGCGGTATGTTCCGCGTCTGCGGCATCCGCGTGTGATCCCTGTTTCAGGCGACGCGCTCGACCTCGTCTTCCGAGCGAAGATCCACGGCTCGCTGATCGTCGAGGGACGCGCGGCGCCGTTGGAGCTCGAGCTCACCGTCGACCCGCAGCGTTCGTGGAGGGTTCGCTAG
- the tssG gene encoding type VI secretion system baseplate subunit TssG has translation MARFPQGAVAALTRAAEHFARTHPALLGNLGRAPSSLALDRVRRGVYSLAASVIERIHHFQADSHRALAEVVAASSTRPFPAATIVELSLSGAEAKQSVPAHSEITSPDDPACRFRLVSRVDLGACRVENARAGGRLVQFDLAATSHAPLQDVVGDELRLFVDGPREKALLLLMHVLGATDRVEVQASQGPSKQAEGVEPYGFDEGDVLAPEPDGPIVTDALVQEYFVFPEKFMFFVVRGLASAMRSTAAPVRKATVTIRLNAPLPGDLELGPDALRPHCVPAVNLFEATSEPQTFGPGKSTFPVRVAGLPRRRGDVFSVLSVTAMPCKGAGEIPLPSLRRFRAGDFHDAFPYAYSTQRKSSRPDLSPELFMTLTSSRGTEPLLEPHVVSTRLLATNGACSLSVGELTEPGHGFPRGVRVRNIVPTSPHVPALTGFDLALRAFARGAIPKGDPWFALRTFLASLLPPEGVDPQTVRANLQRIEAIEAFDVRPCPKPPTPGRGYLASLILDEMPFRGLGDVALFLRVLHRTLDAQVGLNGLYRCEALCRKSGTRLEWPTREPAPRAHRHPCPEYERKANREAVARISSRGKTSHLAVETIARTAARYGFFELARLLEHTTATELERTERIQFTQRPSLAFPAGEVASVAQAANDSLQVELNFLGLIGTSGPLAAQFSEEVRYGDDEGALRAFYDVIHHALAVRLYGAWKASTIEGGFDLEGGDLQSQVLRSVAGIDAPSALDEEPLAPMLALGLADYQRGQPHDINLRAAEALLQHLLPWPISLEANVHRLLPLGDNETAHLGGQCSRLGVDFVYGETRSDREGAVRLHIGPVDRATHESMMPGGDEYAKLERLTNRIFGAKVLVELEVHLGADDTPRWTLGGGSALGIDTRYTIADETVHVRAPLLPEPHQARCEFVPMIA, from the coding sequence GTGGCGCGGTTTCCGCAAGGGGCGGTGGCGGCGCTCACACGAGCGGCGGAGCACTTTGCGCGCACGCACCCTGCGCTCTTGGGCAACCTGGGGCGTGCTCCCTCGAGTTTGGCGCTCGATCGCGTGCGTCGTGGCGTCTATTCGCTCGCCGCATCCGTCATCGAGCGGATCCATCATTTTCAAGCGGATAGCCATCGGGCCCTGGCGGAGGTCGTCGCTGCATCTTCCACGCGCCCATTTCCGGCGGCCACGATCGTGGAGCTCTCTCTTTCGGGGGCAGAAGCGAAACAGAGCGTGCCTGCGCATTCCGAAATCACGTCACCGGACGACCCTGCATGCCGCTTTCGACTGGTGAGCCGTGTCGACTTGGGGGCGTGCCGCGTGGAGAATGCCCGAGCCGGCGGGCGCCTCGTCCAGTTCGACCTTGCCGCGACGTCGCACGCGCCCCTGCAAGACGTCGTCGGCGATGAGCTCCGCCTTTTCGTGGACGGGCCGCGCGAAAAGGCGCTCTTGCTCCTCATGCACGTCCTTGGCGCCACCGACCGCGTCGAGGTGCAGGCATCGCAGGGTCCTTCGAAGCAGGCCGAGGGCGTCGAACCGTATGGGTTCGACGAAGGCGACGTGCTCGCGCCCGAGCCCGACGGGCCTATCGTGACCGACGCACTCGTGCAGGAGTATTTCGTCTTTCCGGAGAAGTTCATGTTCTTCGTGGTGCGTGGCCTCGCATCGGCGATGCGCAGCACGGCAGCGCCCGTGCGCAAGGCGACGGTCACCATCCGCCTGAATGCACCGTTGCCCGGGGACCTGGAGCTCGGGCCCGATGCGCTTCGTCCGCACTGCGTGCCCGCCGTGAACTTGTTCGAGGCCACGTCCGAACCGCAAACGTTCGGCCCGGGCAAGAGCACGTTTCCGGTGCGGGTGGCCGGCCTTCCCAGGCGGCGCGGCGACGTTTTCTCCGTGCTCTCGGTGACGGCAATGCCCTGCAAAGGGGCGGGAGAGATTCCACTGCCGTCGCTTCGCCGATTTCGTGCCGGTGATTTTCACGATGCCTTTCCGTACGCGTATTCGACGCAGCGGAAGTCCTCGAGGCCGGACCTTTCGCCCGAGCTCTTCATGACGCTCACGAGCTCCCGAGGGACGGAGCCTCTCCTGGAGCCGCACGTCGTCTCGACCCGGCTGCTGGCGACGAATGGTGCGTGCAGCCTCTCCGTCGGCGAGCTCACGGAACCCGGCCACGGTTTTCCGCGCGGGGTGCGTGTGCGAAACATCGTACCGACATCGCCGCACGTGCCGGCGCTCACCGGATTCGATCTCGCGCTTCGAGCATTCGCCCGAGGAGCGATTCCAAAGGGAGATCCGTGGTTTGCGCTGCGGACCTTTCTCGCGTCGCTCCTGCCTCCGGAGGGCGTCGATCCGCAAACCGTGCGTGCCAATCTTCAGCGCATCGAGGCCATCGAGGCCTTCGATGTCCGACCTTGCCCCAAGCCGCCCACCCCGGGGCGAGGGTACCTCGCGTCGCTCATCCTGGACGAGATGCCGTTTCGCGGGCTTGGAGACGTCGCGCTCTTTCTGCGCGTGCTGCATCGCACCCTCGACGCCCAGGTTGGGCTCAATGGCCTCTATCGCTGCGAGGCCCTCTGCCGAAAGTCCGGGACGCGGCTCGAATGGCCCACGCGCGAGCCCGCACCGCGCGCGCATCGGCATCCGTGCCCCGAATACGAGCGAAAGGCCAACCGAGAGGCCGTCGCCCGCATATCCTCGCGCGGCAAGACCTCGCACCTGGCCGTGGAAACGATTGCGCGCACGGCGGCACGGTATGGATTCTTCGAGCTGGCGCGCCTTCTCGAGCACACGACGGCGACGGAACTCGAGCGCACCGAGCGGATCCAATTCACGCAGCGACCGAGTTTGGCCTTTCCGGCAGGCGAGGTCGCATCCGTTGCCCAGGCAGCGAATGACTCGCTCCAGGTCGAGCTCAATTTTCTGGGGCTCATTGGAACCAGCGGGCCGCTTGCCGCGCAATTCTCCGAGGAGGTTCGCTACGGCGACGACGAAGGCGCCCTGCGCGCATTTTATGACGTGATCCATCACGCGCTCGCCGTCCGTCTTTACGGCGCCTGGAAGGCGAGCACGATCGAAGGCGGTTTCGATCTCGAGGGCGGCGATTTGCAAAGCCAAGTACTGCGGTCGGTGGCCGGCATCGATGCACCATCGGCACTGGACGAAGAGCCTCTGGCGCCGATGTTGGCCTTGGGCCTTGCCGACTACCAGCGCGGCCAACCGCACGATATCAACCTGCGTGCGGCGGAGGCGTTGCTCCAGCACCTATTGCCATGGCCCATTTCGCTGGAGGCCAACGTGCACCGCCTCCTGCCGCTCGGCGACAACGAGACCGCGCACCTTGGTGGCCAATGCTCCCGGCTCGGCGTCGACTTCGTCTATGGCGAAACGCGCTCGGATCGTGAAGGGGCCGTCCGGCTGCACATTGGGCCCGTCGACCGCGCGACCCACGAGAGCATGATGCCTGGTGGCGACGAGTATGCGAAGCTCGAGCGCCTCACCAACCGTATCTTTGGGGCGAAGGTGCTGGTCGAACTCGAGGTCCACCTCGGCGCCGACGACACCCCGCGCTGGACGCTCGGCGGCGGAAGCGCGCTGGGCATCGATACCCGATACACGATTGCCGATGAAACCGTTCACGTTCGTGCTCCTCTTCTTCCCGAGCCGCACCAAGCGCGGTGCGAGTTCGTCCCGATGATTGCGTAA
- a CDS encoding type VI secretion system baseplate subunit TssK, whose protein sequence is MAMKPAWPLGLSIWPHHFSNADAYHEECVRRAVARVDGDAWGVDEIDWDVPALSRGQLVLQHLEATLEDGTEIRVGVGEGAKALSIPLSDLGSRTSLRVYVGLPIAQPGAPNVDAEGATRALHRYALSTHTLSDIANGGKTIDAQWLRPNVFLLTENDRLHSYDVVQCARLILDEAGNPMLDRSFIPPVWRIRASTCLTERLDALLSDLVARKTWADSWKTSEAFADRRILLRSLLGGFIADVADLRSRRHTAPHDAYACLVEILFALAPFTATGECPEPPPFNHRELDTTFLPLFEAIAEVLQSIGQARYRTIALVPTENDAWLLRADLHEPGIFDHEFFLAITGSDPGHLVEEAPKLLKIGALHDLMEMRYAAVSGVPLERRARPSGLPESNDTVYFWLDKRSDAFVAAMRTAWMGIYCRQLPGVTRIHLYAVQPGDAT, encoded by the coding sequence ATGGCAATGAAACCCGCTTGGCCTCTTGGATTGTCGATTTGGCCCCATCACTTTTCCAATGCGGACGCCTACCACGAGGAGTGCGTGCGGCGGGCGGTCGCTCGGGTGGATGGGGATGCTTGGGGCGTCGACGAAATCGATTGGGACGTGCCTGCGTTGTCCCGCGGCCAGCTCGTGTTGCAGCACCTCGAGGCCACCTTGGAAGATGGAACGGAAATTCGCGTCGGGGTAGGGGAGGGCGCGAAGGCGCTGAGCATTCCCCTTTCGGATCTCGGGTCGAGAACATCGCTTCGCGTGTACGTGGGGCTTCCCATCGCGCAACCCGGCGCGCCGAATGTCGATGCCGAGGGGGCAACGCGTGCGCTTCATCGCTACGCGCTCTCGACGCACACGCTGTCCGATATCGCCAACGGCGGCAAGACGATCGATGCGCAGTGGCTCCGGCCCAACGTCTTTCTCCTCACGGAAAACGACCGTCTGCACAGCTACGACGTCGTGCAGTGCGCGCGTCTCATTTTGGATGAGGCGGGCAACCCGATGCTGGATCGCTCGTTCATTCCCCCTGTATGGCGAATTCGCGCCTCGACCTGCTTGACCGAGCGGCTCGATGCCCTGCTTTCGGATCTGGTCGCGCGCAAGACGTGGGCCGACAGCTGGAAGACCAGCGAGGCCTTTGCGGACAGGCGCATCCTTCTGCGCTCGCTTTTGGGCGGCTTCATCGCCGACGTCGCGGATCTTCGCAGCCGGCGTCACACGGCGCCCCACGATGCCTACGCGTGCCTCGTGGAAATTCTGTTTGCGCTTGCGCCGTTCACTGCGACGGGCGAGTGCCCAGAGCCACCGCCGTTCAACCACCGAGAGCTGGATACGACGTTCTTGCCGCTCTTCGAGGCCATTGCCGAGGTGCTGCAGAGCATCGGGCAGGCGCGCTATCGAACCATTGCGCTGGTTCCGACGGAAAACGACGCATGGCTGCTGCGCGCCGATCTGCACGAGCCGGGGATCTTCGACCACGAGTTCTTCTTGGCGATCACGGGAAGCGATCCAGGCCACCTTGTCGAGGAAGCCCCGAAGCTTCTCAAAATTGGCGCGCTGCACGACCTCATGGAAATGCGGTATGCCGCCGTTTCCGGTGTTCCGTTGGAACGGCGGGCGCGCCCCTCCGGTCTGCCCGAATCGAATGACACGGTGTATTTCTGGCTCGACAAGCGATCCGATGCCTTCGTGGCTGCCATGCGCACGGCTTGGATGGGCATTTATTGCCGTCAGCTTCCCGGGGTCACCCGCATTCACCTCTACGCGGTGCAGCCGGGTGACGCGACATGA